A genomic window from Aurantimicrobium photophilum includes:
- the rpmD gene encoding 50S ribosomal protein L30 gives MAARLKVTQIKSVISEKQNQRDTLRSLGLKRIGDIVVKEDSPVTRGYVRTVAHLVKVEEID, from the coding sequence ATGGCCGCTCGTCTGAAGGTTACCCAGATCAAGTCCGTAATTAGCGAAAAGCAGAACCAGCGCGACACACTTCGCAGCCTGGGTCTGAAGCGCATTGGCGACATCGTCGTCAAAGAGGACAGCCCCGTAACTCGCGGATACGTTCGCACCGTGGCTCACCTCGTCAAGGTCGAGGAGATTGACTAA
- the rplO gene encoding 50S ribosomal protein L15: MAEEKKDAAKAPAKAAAPKAAAAKAPAAKAAAPKAAAAKAPAAKAAAPKAAAAKPATEKAAAPKAAAKPAAEKTEAPKAKAAKSVAKKTEVESREQVLKVHHLRPAPGAKKAKTRVGRGEGSKGKTAGRGTKGTKARYQVKIGFEGGQMPLHMRTPKLRGFKNPFRVEYQVVNLDALAELYPNGGDVTIADLVAKGAVRKNEKVKVLGNGDIAVKLNIAVDKVSSSAEQKIVAAGGSIK, encoded by the coding sequence ATGGCTGAAGAGAAGAAGGACGCCGCTAAGGCTCCTGCGAAGGCTGCTGCCCCCAAGGCTGCCGCTGCTAAGGCACCTGCTGCCAAGGCTGCTGCTCCTAAGGCCGCTGCCGCTAAGGCTCCTGCAGCAAAGGCTGCAGCACCCAAGGCCGCTGCTGCAAAGCCCGCTACTGAGAAGGCTGCTGCTCCCAAGGCTGCAGCTAAGCCTGCTGCTGAAAAGACCGAAGCTCCCAAGGCAAAGGCTGCAAAGTCTGTTGCTAAGAAGACTGAAGTTGAATCTCGCGAACAGGTCCTCAAGGTCCACCACCTTCGTCCCGCACCTGGTGCGAAGAAGGCAAAGACCCGCGTAGGCCGTGGTGAAGGTTCTAAGGGTAAGACTGCGGGTCGTGGTACCAAGGGTACAAAGGCTCGTTACCAGGTCAAGATCGGCTTCGAGGGTGGGCAGATGCCTCTGCACATGCGTACCCCCAAGCTGCGCGGCTTCAAGAACCCCTTCCGCGTTGAGTACCAGGTTGTTAACCTCGATGCTCTCGCTGAGCTGTACCCCAACGGTGGAGATGTCACTATTGCTGACCTCGTCGCCAAGGGTGCTGTTCGCAAGAACGAGAAGGTCAAGGTTCTCGGTAACGGCGACATCGCTGTTAAGCTGAACATTGCAGTAGACAAGGTCTCGAGCTCAGCAGAGCAGAAGATCGTCGCCGCAGGTGGTTCAATCAAGTAA
- the secY gene encoding preprotein translocase subunit SecY, whose translation MISAVVRIFRTPDLRRKIGFALGIIALFRLGSFIPSPYVDFGNVQACLNANQNTSGLYELVNLFSGGALLQLSIFALGIMPYITASIIVQLLRVVIPHFETLHKEGQAGQSKLTQYTRYLTIALGVLQSTTLITVARSGALFGTNSTPECTQLLTNDAWYAILLMVITMTAGTGLIMWMAELITEKGIGNGMSLLIFTSIAAGFPRSLGNVYAARGLNTLLIVLAMGLLVIVAVVFVEQSQRRIPVQYAKRVVGRRTYGGNNTYIPIKVNMAGVVPVIFASSLLYLPALIAQFNQPAAGQQPAEWVTWVSTYLVKSDQPSYMILFFLLIVGFTYFYVAITFNPEEVADNMKKYGGFIPGIRAGRPTAEYLDYVLTRITLPGSIYLGIIAILPLIVLALAGANTHFPFGGTSILIVVGVGLETVKQIDSQLQQRHYEGLLR comes from the coding sequence GTGATTAGTGCAGTAGTACGTATTTTCCGTACTCCAGATTTGCGCCGCAAGATTGGCTTCGCGCTGGGCATCATCGCCCTCTTCCGCTTGGGATCGTTCATCCCCAGCCCCTACGTTGACTTCGGTAACGTGCAGGCATGTTTGAACGCGAACCAGAACACCTCTGGTCTGTATGAGCTCGTCAACCTGTTCTCCGGTGGCGCACTGCTCCAGCTGAGCATCTTTGCTCTCGGCATCATGCCCTACATCACCGCTTCGATCATCGTGCAGCTGCTGCGCGTGGTCATCCCTCACTTTGAGACTCTGCACAAGGAAGGTCAGGCTGGCCAGTCCAAGCTGACCCAGTACACCCGCTACCTCACTATTGCACTCGGTGTTCTGCAGTCCACCACTCTGATTACTGTTGCTCGCTCGGGTGCACTCTTCGGAACGAACTCCACTCCTGAATGTACTCAGCTGCTCACCAACGACGCTTGGTACGCCATCTTGCTCATGGTTATCACCATGACCGCAGGTACTGGTCTGATCATGTGGATGGCAGAGCTCATCACCGAGAAGGGAATCGGTAACGGAATGTCGTTGCTGATCTTCACCTCGATTGCAGCTGGCTTCCCTCGCTCTCTCGGAAACGTTTACGCAGCACGTGGCCTCAACACCCTGCTCATCGTTCTTGCCATGGGCCTTCTGGTCATCGTCGCAGTTGTGTTCGTGGAACAGTCCCAGCGTCGTATTCCGGTTCAGTACGCCAAGCGCGTGGTGGGTCGTCGTACCTACGGTGGTAACAACACCTACATCCCCATCAAGGTCAACATGGCCGGTGTGGTCCCCGTGATATTCGCGTCCTCGCTTTTGTACCTCCCCGCATTAATTGCGCAGTTCAACCAGCCTGCTGCTGGCCAGCAGCCTGCTGAGTGGGTTACCTGGGTTTCGACCTACCTGGTCAAGAGCGACCAGCCTTCGTACATGATCTTGTTCTTCCTGCTGATCGTGGGCTTCACCTACTTCTACGTCGCTATTACCTTCAACCCTGAAGAGGTAGCTGACAACATGAAGAAGTACGGCGGATTTATCCCCGGTATTCGTGCCGGTCGCCCCACTGCGGAGTACTTGGACTACGTCCTCACTCGTATCACCCTGCCAGGTTCGATCTACTTGGGAATCATTGCAATCCTGCCTCTGATCGTTCTTGCCCTCGCTGGCGCCAACACCCACTTCCCGTTTGGCGGAACCTCAATTTTGATTGTTGTGGGTGTGGGGCTAGAGACTGTTAAGCAGATTGATTCTCAGCTGCAGCAGCGGCACTACGAAGGGCTCTTACGCTAA
- a CDS encoding adenylate kinase → MTGTRLLLIGPPGAGKGTQAAILADTYSIPAISTGDIFRANVKNETPLGLEVKSILARGEYVPDSLTNAIVEDRLHEADAVSGFLLDGYPRTIDQVNELDRMLSADGKALDAVVLITADTDVVVGRLLKRAEIEGRADDTEEVIRHRMSVYEEQTAPLINTYSARDLVVTVDGLGAVEEVTARIVAALADKGIQA, encoded by the coding sequence ATGACGGGAACTCGCCTGCTTCTTATCGGTCCTCCCGGCGCAGGCAAGGGTACGCAAGCCGCCATTCTGGCTGACACGTACTCCATCCCCGCCATCTCCACCGGAGACATCTTCCGTGCAAACGTGAAGAACGAAACTCCTCTGGGGCTCGAAGTGAAGTCGATCTTGGCTCGCGGTGAGTATGTTCCTGACTCGCTCACTAACGCCATTGTCGAAGATCGTCTGCACGAAGCAGATGCTGTCTCCGGATTCTTGCTCGATGGCTACCCTCGCACCATCGACCAGGTGAACGAACTTGACCGCATGCTCTCCGCAGATGGCAAGGCTCTCGACGCTGTTGTCTTGATCACGGCAGACACCGACGTTGTCGTGGGTCGACTGCTCAAGCGTGCTGAGATCGAAGGCCGCGCTGACGACACCGAAGAGGTCATCCGTCACCGCATGTCTGTCTATGAAGAGCAGACTGCTCCACTCATCAACACCTACTCTGCTCGTGACCTTGTGGTCACCGTGGATGGTCTTGGTGCTGTGGAGGAAGTTACAGCTCGTATCGTTGCTGCTTTGGCAGACAAGGGCATTCAGGCCTAA
- the map gene encoding type I methionyl aminopeptidase codes for MGFRTNIYKSPAQLRLMVEPGLITAAALDAARPLIRAGVSTLEIDAAAEKAIRDRGGEPNFMLVPGYRHTVCASVNDEVVHGIPGGRILEPGDIVSIDAGAQYKEWNGDSAITVVVPDPSRPEVVAEREQLSKITEGSLWAGIARLAKAKHLNEVGDAIQGYIELEGMKVGHRYGILTDYIGHGIGRDMHEAPPVFNYRVKQKGPEVKPGLVVAIEPMVVTGKIDTYVGEDDWTVITEDGGMASHWEHSVAVHKDGIWVLTAHDGGAAGLAPFGVVPTPIA; via the coding sequence ATGGGTTTCCGCACCAACATCTATAAGTCCCCAGCTCAGCTGAGGCTCATGGTGGAACCCGGACTCATCACCGCGGCTGCACTGGATGCAGCACGTCCCTTGATTCGTGCAGGTGTCTCCACCCTCGAAATTGATGCCGCTGCTGAGAAGGCAATTCGTGATCGTGGTGGCGAACCCAACTTCATGCTGGTGCCCGGTTACCGTCACACCGTGTGTGCATCGGTGAACGACGAAGTCGTTCACGGTATTCCAGGTGGTCGCATTCTCGAGCCCGGTGACATTGTTTCCATTGATGCGGGTGCTCAATACAAGGAATGGAACGGCGACTCCGCCATTACCGTGGTTGTTCCGGACCCCAGTCGTCCCGAGGTTGTGGCCGAGCGTGAACAGCTCTCCAAGATCACCGAAGGTTCTCTCTGGGCAGGTATTGCTCGACTGGCCAAGGCTAAGCACCTCAACGAGGTCGGCGACGCCATCCAGGGCTACATCGAACTCGAAGGCATGAAGGTCGGCCACCGCTATGGCATCCTCACCGATTACATCGGTCACGGTATTGGCAGAGACATGCACGAAGCACCCCCGGTATTCAACTACCGCGTGAAGCAAAAGGGCCCTGAGGTGAAGCCTGGACTGGTTGTGGCCATTGAGCCCATGGTGGTTACCGGCAAGATCGACACCTATGTGGGAGAAGATGACTGGACCGTCATTACCGAAGACGGTGGCATGGCTTCACACTGGGAACACTCGGTTGCTGTGCACAAAGATGGCATCTGGGTACTCACCGCACATGACGGTGGAGCAGCAGGTTTGGCACCCTTTGGTGTCGTTCCCACCCCCATCGCTTAA
- a CDS encoding RCC1 domain-containing protein: protein MAIVDGSVYSWGSNSWGQLGDNTVIDKNVPTRVLGESGTGYLTGITSIASRGAHSLASSGTALYAWGANAFGQLGVGTTTSSSVPLRVLGPNGNGFLTGIEQISTGNTHSLALVSGNVYSWGWNVEGMLGTGSTTDSSVPTLVLNESGTAPLAGVESIGTGSYNSYAAIAGKLYVWGSNTDGTLCIGSSANQVPFATLPVWVLGESGSSPLENVLDYSAGNRVTSVLTPSGIMTCGDNHNGQFGNGNVVNSTRVVQGPHFVQTGFTIGQNLAENLLISGDILTGTTAPSAAGVVNITGTANVFGGTTAATPATVSWNAGTFTYEAALANTGSADLFPFGLASAGAILLGAGLLLALRRQQNR, encoded by the coding sequence ATGGCAATAGTCGATGGAAGCGTCTATTCCTGGGGCTCGAATAGTTGGGGTCAGCTTGGTGACAACACGGTCATTGATAAGAACGTCCCCACACGTGTACTCGGAGAATCAGGTACCGGGTATTTGACTGGAATTACTAGCATTGCCTCGAGGGGCGCTCACAGCCTTGCCAGCAGTGGTACAGCTCTATATGCATGGGGCGCAAATGCATTCGGTCAGCTCGGAGTCGGCACGACTACTTCATCTTCAGTCCCCCTAAGGGTATTGGGACCAAATGGCAACGGTTTCCTCACGGGGATAGAACAAATATCAACGGGGAACACACATTCACTTGCGCTTGTTTCAGGAAACGTCTATTCCTGGGGTTGGAACGTCGAGGGGATGTTGGGCACTGGATCAACAACGGACAGTTCAGTCCCCACACTTGTGCTGAACGAATCTGGTACCGCACCGCTCGCCGGTGTCGAATCAATTGGGACAGGTAGCTATAACTCTTACGCAGCCATTGCTGGAAAGCTCTACGTTTGGGGATCTAACACCGACGGCACACTGTGTATTGGCTCGTCTGCAAATCAGGTTCCATTTGCCACACTTCCGGTATGGGTGTTGGGCGAATCTGGTTCGAGCCCACTCGAAAATGTCCTTGATTATTCAGCGGGCAATAGGGTCACGTCTGTGCTGACTCCGTCTGGAATTATGACCTGCGGTGATAATCACAATGGACAATTTGGGAATGGGAACGTGGTGAACTCCACTCGCGTGGTACAGGGCCCCCACTTCGTACAGACCGGGTTCACAATTGGCCAAAATTTGGCGGAAAATCTTCTCATTTCCGGAGATATTCTGACCGGTACAACAGCGCCATCAGCTGCGGGTGTCGTCAATATTACGGGAACTGCCAACGTCTTCGGCGGAACAACCGCGGCCACACCAGCCACTGTCTCCTGGAATGCAGGAACCTTCACCTATGAAGCTGCGCTGGCCAACACGGGTTCAGCTGATCTATTTCCCTTTGGTCTAGCGTCTGCTGGGGCAATTCTCCTCGGTGCGGGACTTCTGCTGGCTCTTCGTCGCCAACAGAACAGGTGA
- the infA gene encoding translation initiation factor IF-1 — protein sequence MAKKDGVIEIEGSITEALPNAMFRVELTNGHKVLAHISGKMRQHYIRILPEDKVIVELSPYDLTRGRIVYRYK from the coding sequence ATGGCCAAAAAAGACGGCGTCATCGAGATCGAAGGTTCGATCACCGAAGCGTTGCCCAACGCAATGTTCCGCGTTGAGCTGACTAATGGCCACAAGGTTCTTGCCCACATCTCGGGCAAGATGCGCCAGCACTACATCCGAATCCTCCCTGAGGACAAGGTCATCGTAGAGCTGAGCCCTTACGACCTCACTCGCGGACGTATCGTCTACCGCTACAAATAA
- the rpmJ gene encoding 50S ribosomal protein L36, translated as MKVNPSVKPICDKCKVIRRHGNVMVICENPRHKQRQG; from the coding sequence ATGAAGGTTAACCCCAGCGTTAAGCCCATCTGCGACAAGTGCAAGGTTATTCGCCGCCACGGAAACGTCATGGTGATCTGCGAGAACCCTCGTCACAAGCAGCGCCAGGGCTAG
- the rpsM gene encoding 30S ribosomal protein S13 — MARLAGVDIPREKRVEVALTYIYGVGRTRALKTLADTNISGDIRVKDLTDDQLVALRDYIEGTFRVEGDLRREVQADIRRKVEIGSYEGLRHRKGLPVRGQRTKTNARTRKGPKRTVAGKKKAK, encoded by the coding sequence ATGGCACGTCTTGCCGGAGTAGACATTCCCCGCGAAAAGCGCGTGGAAGTTGCACTGACATACATCTACGGTGTTGGCCGTACGCGAGCACTTAAGACTCTCGCTGACACCAACATCAGCGGAGACATCCGCGTCAAGGACCTCACCGACGACCAGCTGGTCGCTCTGCGTGACTACATCGAAGGTACCTTCCGCGTCGAGGGTGACCTCCGCCGTGAAGTACAGGCCGACATTCGCCGCAAGGTTGAGATCGGTAGCTACGAAGGTCTTCGCCACCGTAAGGGTCTGCCGGTTCGCGGTCAGCGCACCAAGACCAACGCTCGTACCCGCAAGGGCCCCAAGCGTACCGTCGCCGGCAAGAAGAAGGCTAAGTAA
- the rpsK gene encoding 30S ribosomal protein S11: MAAPKSAVRKPRKKDKKNVAVGQAHIKSTFNNTIVSITDTTGAVISWSSSGQVGFKGSRKSTPFAAQLAAESAARQAQEHGMKKVDVFVKGPGSGRETAIRSLQAAGLEVGSISDVTPQAHNGCRPPKRRRV; this comes from the coding sequence ATGGCAGCACCTAAGTCGGCAGTTCGCAAGCCGCGCAAAAAGGACAAGAAGAACGTTGCTGTGGGCCAGGCCCACATCAAGAGCACGTTCAACAACACCATCGTGTCAATCACTGACACCACTGGTGCCGTAATCAGCTGGTCTTCATCTGGTCAGGTTGGCTTCAAGGGTTCACGTAAGTCGACTCCCTTCGCAGCTCAGCTTGCAGCAGAGTCGGCAGCACGCCAGGCACAAGAGCACGGCATGAAGAAGGTAGACGTTTTCGTCAAGGGCCCCGGCTCTGGTCGTGAAACCGCTATCCGTTCGCTTCAGGCCGCTGGCCTCGAGGTGGGTTCGATTTCCGATGTGACCCCACAGGCTCACAACGGTTGCCGTCCACCTAAGCGTCGTCGCGTTTAG
- a CDS encoding DNA-directed RNA polymerase subunit alpha → MLIAQRPTLSEENISEYRSRFIIEPLEPGFGYTLGNSLRRTLLSSIPGAAVTSIRLDGVLHEFSTIPGVKEDATEIILNIKSLVVSSEHDEPITAYLRKQGSGVVTAADISAPAGVEIHNPELVIATLNDKAKFELELTIERGRGYVSGSQNRSEFSEAGQIPVDSIYSPVLKVTYRVEATRAGERTDFDRLVVDVETKQAITPRDAMASAGRTLTELFGLARELNTAAEGIEIGPAPVDAVLSSELSIPVEDLDLSVRSYNCLKREGINTVSELVALSETQLMNIRNFGQKSVDEVRDKLIEMGLSLKDSVPGFDGAHFYGGFDEDENI, encoded by the coding sequence GTGCTCATTGCACAGCGCCCCACGCTTTCCGAAGAGAACATCTCCGAATACCGTTCACGTTTCATCATTGAACCGCTGGAACCAGGTTTCGGTTACACCCTTGGTAACTCGCTCCGTCGTACCCTGCTCTCCAGCATTCCTGGTGCAGCAGTAACCAGCATCCGTCTGGACGGCGTTCTCCACGAGTTCTCCACCATCCCCGGTGTCAAGGAAGATGCAACTGAAATCATCCTGAACATCAAGTCTCTGGTTGTTTCCAGCGAACACGACGAGCCCATCACCGCTTACCTTCGTAAGCAGGGTTCCGGCGTAGTTACCGCTGCAGACATCTCCGCACCTGCTGGTGTTGAGATCCACAACCCTGAGCTCGTTATCGCAACCCTGAACGACAAGGCAAAGTTCGAACTCGAACTGACCATCGAGCGTGGCCGCGGTTACGTCTCCGGTAGCCAGAACCGTTCCGAGTTCTCCGAAGCAGGTCAGATTCCTGTTGACTCGATCTACTCTCCAGTACTCAAGGTGACCTACCGCGTCGAGGCAACTCGTGCCGGTGAGCGCACTGACTTCGACCGTCTGGTCGTTGACGTTGAGACCAAGCAGGCCATCACTCCTCGTGACGCAATGGCTTCTGCTGGACGCACCCTGACCGAGCTCTTCGGTCTGGCACGCGAGCTCAACACTGCTGCTGAAGGTATCGAAATCGGTCCTGCACCAGTTGACGCAGTCCTCAGCTCTGAGCTGTCGATTCCTGTTGAAGACCTCGACCTCTCTGTTCGTTCCTACAACTGCCTCAAGCGTGAAGGCATCAACACTGTTTCTGAGCTCGTAGCTCTGTCCGAAACTCAGTTGATGAACATCCGCAACTTCGGTCAGAAGTCGGTCGACGAGGTTCGCGACAAGCTCATCGAAATGGGCCTGTCTCTCAAGGATTCTGTCCCCGGATTTGACGGAGCACACTTCTACGGTGGCTTCGACGAAGACGAGAACATCTAA
- the rplQ gene encoding 50S ribosomal protein L17, with protein sequence MPTPTKGPRLGGGPAHERLMLANMSVSLFTHKSIKTTETKAKRLRPVAERLITFAKRGDLHARRRALSILRNKEAVHILFAEIAPLVAEREGGYTRITKLGYRKGDNAPLAQIELVLEPVNKKPAKAKPAKAEAPKAAAPVAAEVVEEVVVDEVTEEVVVDAAGEAEVETVVEETVVEVAEEAPAAEATEEEAK encoded by the coding sequence ATGCCTACCCCAACTAAGGGTCCTCGCCTCGGAGGCGGTCCTGCACACGAGCGCTTGATGCTCGCGAACATGTCCGTTTCTTTGTTCACTCACAAGTCGATCAAGACCACCGAGACCAAGGCAAAGCGCCTGCGTCCCGTGGCTGAGCGTCTCATCACGTTTGCAAAGCGTGGAGACCTTCACGCACGTCGCCGTGCGCTGTCGATCCTGCGTAACAAGGAAGCTGTTCACATCCTTTTCGCTGAAATTGCTCCTCTGGTTGCTGAGCGTGAGGGCGGCTACACCCGCATCACCAAGCTCGGTTACCGCAAGGGTGACAACGCTCCTCTCGCACAGATCGAGCTCGTGCTCGAGCCTGTCAACAAGAAGCCTGCCAAGGCTAAGCCTGCTAAGGCAGAGGCTCCCAAGGCTGCTGCTCCTGTAGCTGCTGAGGTTGTTGAGGAAGTTGTTGTTGACGAGGTGACCGAAGAGGTCGTCGTTGACGCAGCTGGCGAAGCTGAAGTTGAAACCGTTGTTGAAGAGACTGTTGTAGAGGTTGCTGAAGAAGCTCCCGCTGCAGAAGCTACTGAAGAAGAAGCTAAGTAG
- a CDS encoding tRNA pseudouridine synthase A yields MNEEAITPGEIVEDDFSDLIDVEGDVRLRLDFGYDGTDFAGWAKQPGKRTVEGTLEQAFAQVLRMEVSPRIVVAGRTDAGVHAADQVAHIDVPLEQLIRVSFSREERRALQEQGGIPVVGGLPQVPHTMLHALMRRVDGSVGRNADVVINKITVAPLGFDARFSPLARRYEYRLADGLERLNPIERRRTAFHFYPLNVDAMNEAAEMMLGLRDFGAFCRPRPGATTIRELQEFHWERDASGVIVAQLQADAFCHSMVRSLVGACVAAGSGTHSLDAIEDLRTKGERTSVFKVMPAHGLTLTQIIYPPDSEVGARAELTRSRRVLEEDFL; encoded by the coding sequence GTGAATGAGGAAGCCATAACCCCAGGCGAGATCGTCGAGGATGACTTTTCTGACCTCATTGACGTGGAAGGCGATGTTCGTCTCCGTCTGGACTTTGGCTATGACGGCACAGACTTCGCTGGCTGGGCGAAACAGCCCGGCAAGCGCACTGTGGAGGGAACTCTCGAGCAGGCCTTCGCGCAAGTGTTGCGCATGGAGGTCTCCCCCCGCATTGTCGTTGCGGGAAGAACGGATGCCGGTGTTCATGCCGCTGACCAAGTGGCTCACATCGATGTTCCGTTAGAACAGCTCATCCGGGTCTCCTTCTCCCGCGAAGAACGTCGTGCACTACAAGAGCAGGGTGGTATTCCCGTTGTTGGTGGGTTGCCCCAGGTCCCACACACCATGCTGCATGCCCTCATGCGGCGCGTGGATGGCTCAGTGGGACGTAATGCTGATGTGGTGATCAATAAGATCACCGTTGCCCCGTTGGGGTTTGATGCCCGATTCTCCCCTTTAGCCAGACGCTATGAATACCGACTGGCAGATGGTCTCGAGCGACTCAATCCCATTGAGCGTCGCCGTACCGCTTTTCACTTCTACCCTCTGAACGTGGACGCCATGAATGAGGCAGCAGAGATGATGCTCGGTCTTCGAGACTTTGGTGCATTCTGTAGACCACGACCTGGTGCGACCACGATTCGGGAACTTCAAGAGTTCCACTGGGAGCGGGATGCTTCCGGTGTGATCGTGGCTCAGTTGCAGGCTGATGCGTTCTGCCACTCCATGGTGAGATCACTTGTGGGGGCGTGCGTTGCTGCTGGGTCAGGAACGCATTCTCTGGATGCCATTGAAGACCTGCGCACCAAGGGGGAGCGCACGAGTGTGTTCAAGGTGATGCCTGCACACGGGTTGACCCTGACCCAGATCATTTACCCTCCAGATTCAGAGGTGGGGGCGCGAGCGGAACTTACTCGCAGTCGCCGCGTGCTTGAAGAAGATTTCCTTTAG
- a CDS encoding type II toxin-antitoxin system HipA family toxin, protein MIGNVFVGNRRAATLRREGAHTVFTYETDYLDGNNDSVATTLPLSPEPVHTPGASVPAFFAGLLPEGRRLNALVRNAKTSADDELGLLLAVGPATVGDVYVIEGSLPVQEKPTVQIPRNPEQLDFSEVFASQGIALSPRIAGVQDKASAQMISFHASKADVEHLIKFDPPEFRHLCRNEQFFLERAKKLKIDVGQSRLITDSTGVEALLVKRFDRNKKELIHVEDGTQVLGHYPADKYNLSFEEVAQGLSRATISPLASSINLLTQLAFAWLTGNGDMHAKNLSIAGRKQASLVAPMYDLPSSLFYPDLNPELALKVGDHSTLTVKRFIEVGQFLGLPLASVENIRRRVLAVTEEIADEVDNGVLPFDPKITSKAARQLRRRYQEFSKYF, encoded by the coding sequence ATGATTGGTAACGTCTTCGTCGGCAATCGCCGAGCGGCAACATTGCGCAGAGAAGGCGCCCACACTGTTTTCACATACGAGACCGATTACCTTGATGGCAACAACGACTCAGTTGCAACAACACTTCCACTGAGCCCAGAGCCAGTCCACACCCCCGGTGCTTCTGTTCCTGCCTTCTTTGCCGGGCTTCTTCCTGAAGGTCGCCGGTTGAACGCGTTGGTCAGAAACGCGAAGACCTCAGCCGATGACGAGCTAGGTCTTCTACTTGCCGTGGGGCCTGCCACAGTCGGTGATGTTTACGTGATTGAGGGCAGTTTGCCCGTTCAGGAAAAACCTACGGTCCAGATTCCGCGAAACCCAGAACAGCTTGATTTCTCAGAAGTCTTTGCGTCACAGGGAATTGCTCTGAGCCCCCGCATCGCTGGGGTTCAAGATAAAGCCTCAGCACAGATGATCTCTTTCCATGCGTCAAAGGCTGACGTGGAACACCTCATCAAGTTTGATCCTCCTGAATTTCGCCACCTCTGCCGCAACGAACAGTTTTTTCTCGAGCGCGCGAAAAAGCTCAAAATAGATGTGGGGCAATCACGGCTCATCACTGACAGCACTGGCGTAGAAGCATTGCTGGTCAAAAGATTTGATCGAAACAAGAAAGAACTTATCCACGTAGAAGACGGAACCCAGGTTCTCGGACACTATCCTGCCGACAAATACAACCTCAGCTTTGAAGAAGTAGCCCAAGGCCTCAGTCGAGCCACCATCTCACCACTTGCCTCCAGTATTAATTTGCTCACGCAACTCGCTTTCGCTTGGCTCACCGGAAACGGCGACATGCACGCCAAGAACTTGTCCATCGCGGGGAGGAAACAAGCCAGCTTGGTGGCACCAATGTATGACTTACCTAGTTCACTTTTCTATCCGGATCTGAATCCCGAGCTTGCTTTGAAAGTTGGCGATCACTCAACTCTCACTGTGAAGAGATTCATCGAGGTAGGTCAATTTCTTGGATTACCTCTGGCATCTGTTGAGAATATTCGTCGACGCGTGCTGGCTGTCACCGAAGAGATTGCTGACGAGGTAGACAACGGGGTGCTCCCCTTTGACCCCAAAATCACATCCAAAGCAGCACGGCAGCTTCGCCGGAGATATCAAGAGTTCAGTAAATACTTCTAA
- a CDS encoding helix-turn-helix domain-containing protein: METPNQYARSEFLTVSAPKLKERRKLLRLTQEELAAAARVSPKLVGMVEAGKPTVQLDGLERILSVLGYSLSLGDLT; encoded by the coding sequence ATGGAAACCCCAAATCAGTACGCACGTTCGGAATTCTTGACAGTCTCCGCCCCCAAGCTGAAGGAGCGGAGAAAACTACTTCGATTGACACAAGAAGAACTCGCGGCTGCGGCGCGCGTGTCCCCAAAGTTAGTGGGAATGGTTGAGGCGGGCAAGCCCACCGTTCAACTCGACGGTCTCGAGAGAATTCTCTCAGTGCTGGGATATTCCCTTTCGCTTGGTGATCTCACATGA
- the rplM gene encoding 50S ribosomal protein L13, with product MTRTFTPKAAEVTRGWVIIDATDVVLGRLASHAATILRGKNKATYTPHMDMGDFVIIVNADKVVLTGNKAAQKKAYRHSGYPGGLRATTYTDLLEKNPERAVEKAIRGMLPKTSLGRDQFRKLKVYRGAEHPHAAQQPKVYTLTQVAQ from the coding sequence GTGACTCGTACCTTTACGCCTAAGGCAGCAGAAGTTACGCGCGGCTGGGTCATCATTGACGCAACCGACGTTGTTCTCGGACGCCTCGCATCTCACGCAGCAACCATCCTGCGTGGCAAGAACAAGGCCACTTACACTCCTCACATGGACATGGGTGACTTCGTCATCATCGTGAACGCAGACAAGGTTGTCCTCACCGGCAACAAGGCTGCACAGAAGAAGGCATACCGCCACTCTGGTTACCCAGGTGGTCTTCGTGCTACTACCTACACCGATCTTCTTGAGAAGAACCCTGAGCGCGCTGTGGAGAAGGCTATTCGTGGCATGCTCCCCAAGACCTCACTCGGTCGCGACCAGTTCCGCAAGCTCAAGGTTTACCGCGGCGCTGAGCACCCTCACGCTGCACAGCAGCCCAAGGTATACACCCTCACTCAGGTAGCTCAGTAG